A window from Primulina eburnea isolate SZY01 chromosome 2, ASM2296580v1, whole genome shotgun sequence encodes these proteins:
- the LOC140823895 gene encoding stromal 70 kDa heat shock-related protein, chloroplastic-like, translating into MASSTAQIHALGATTHFTSSNRLNHPNKTVFFGTKLNNSVSFGLNLKSKVRGGSRHFRVVAEKVVGIDLGTTNSAVAAMEGGKPTIVTNAEGQRTTPSVVAYTKAGDRLVGQIAKRQAVVNPQNTFFSVKRFIGRKMSEVDEESKQVSYNVVRDENGNVKLDCPAIGKQFAAEEISAQVLRKLVDDASKFLNNKVTKAVVTVPAYFNDSQRTATKDAGRIAGLEVLRIINEPTAASLAYGFEKKSNETILVFDLGGGTFDVSVLEVGDGVFEVLSTSGDTHLGGDDFDKRIVDWLAASFKKDEGIDLLKDKQALQRLTETAEKAKMELSSLTQTNISLPFITATADGPKHIETTITRAKFEELCSDLLDRLKTPVQNSLRDAKLSFSDIDEVILVGGSTRIPAVQELVKKLTGKDPNVTVNPDEVVALGAAVQAGVLAGDVSDIVLLDVTPLSLGLETLGGVMTKIIPRNTTLPTSKSEVFSTAADGQTSVEINVLQGEREFVRDNKSVGSFRLDGIPPAPRGVPQIEVKFDIDANGILSVTAIDKGTGKKQDITITGASTLPSDEVQRMVNEAEKFAKEDKEKRDAIDTKNQADSVVYQTEKQLKELGDKVPPPVKEKVEAKLGELKDAISGGSTQAMKDAMSALNQEVMQLGQSLYNQTGATPGTGPTPGGGATSSESSGKGPEGDVIDADFTDSK; encoded by the exons ATGGCTTCATCCACAGCTCAAATTCACGCCCTTGGTGCTACCACTCACTTCACTTCCTCAAACAGACTGAACCATCCCAACAAGACTGTGTTTTTTGGGACGAAGCTCAACAACTCGGTGTCGTTTGGTCTCAATCTCAAGAGCAAGGTCAGAGGTGGCAGCCGTCACTTCCGTGTGGTCGCGGAGAAAGTTGTGGGGATTGATCTCGGGACGACGAATTCTGCCGTGGCGGCGATGGAGGGAGGGAAGCCCACGATTGTGACTAACGCTGAGGGTCAGCGAACTACGCCGTCTGTGGTTGCATATACGAAGGCCGGAGATAGGCTGGTTGGGCAAATTGCAAAGCGGCAGGCGGTGGTGAACCCCCAGAATACCTTCTTCTCGGTGAAGAGGTTTATTGGGAGGAAGATGTCTGAGGTGGATGAGGAGTCGAAGCAGGTTTCTTACAATGTGGTAAGGGATGAGAATGGGAATGTTAAGCTCGATTGTCCTGCAATTGGGAAGCAGTTTGCTGCTGAGGAAATCTCGGCTCAG GTTTTGAGGAAGCTTGTGGATGATGCTTCAAAGTTTTTGAATAACAAGGTCACTAAAGCTGTGGTCACTGTTCCTGCTTACTTCAATGATTCTCAGAGAACTGCAACCAAAGATGCTGGTCGTATCGCTGGCTTAGAAGTTCTCCGTATTATAAATGAGCCCACTGCAGCATCATTGGCCTATGGTTTTGAGAAGAAAAGCAATGAAACTATTCTAGTTTTTGATCTTGGAGGTGGTACTTTTGATGTTTCAG TTCTCGAGGTTGGTGATGGTGTGTTTGAGGTGCTGTCTACTTCTGGAGATACACATCTTGGTGGTGATGACTTTGACAAG AGAATTGTTGATTGGCTTGCTGCAAGTTTCAAAAAGGATGAGGGGATAGATCTTTTGAAGGACAAGCAAGCTCTTCAGCGTTTGACTGAGACAGCTGAGAAGGCTAAGATGGAATTGTCATCTTTGACGCAAACTAATATCAG TTTGCCTTTCATTACTGCCACTGCTGATGGCCCGAAACATATTGAAACAACTATTACACGTGCTAAATTTGAGGAGTTGTGCTCAGATTTACTGGACAG ACTCAAAACACCTGTTCAAAATTCATTGAGGGATGCGAAGCTGTCTTTCAGTGATATTGACGAAGTTATCCTTGTTGGTGGTTCCACACGTATTCCAGCTGTCCAGGAACTTGTCAAGAAATTGACTGGAAAGGACCCGAATGTTACTGTCAACCCAGATGAAGTTGTTGCCCTTGGAGCAGCAGTTCAG GCTGGTGTTTTGGCGGGAGATGTTAGCGATATAGTCCTTCTGGATGTAACCCCGCTGTCTTTGGGGTTGGAAACACTTGGTGGGGTAATGACCAAGATTATTCCTCGAAATACCACTTTGCCTACTTCAAAATCAGAGGTGTTCTCAACAGCAGCTGATGGTCAGACAAGTGTTGAGATAAATGTTCTTCAAGGCGAGAGAGAGTTTGTTAGAGATAACAAATCTGTAGGCAGCTTCCGTCTTGATGGAATTCCCCCAGCCCCTCGCGGGGTTCCTCAAATTGAGGTTAAATTTGACATTGATGCAAATGGAATACTCTCTGTCACTGCCATTGACAAGGGAACTGGGAAAAAGCAAGATATCACCATTACTGGTGCCAGCACATTGCCTAGTGATGAG GTGCAGAGAATGGTTAATGAAGCTGAAAAATTTGCAAAAGAAGACAAGGAGAAGAGAGATGCAATAGATACTAAAAATCAGGCTGATTCTGTAGTTTACCAGACGGAGAAGCAATTGAAGGAACTTGGAGACAAAGTTCCTCCCCCAGTAAAAGAAAAGGTTGAGGCAAAACTTGGAGAACTTAAGGATGCCATTTCTGGTGGCTCAACCCAAGCAATGAAGGATGCAATGAGTGCTCTAAATCAAGAGGTTATGCAGCTTGGCCAATCATTATATAACCAAACAGGTGCAACACCTGGTACCGGCCCCACGCCTGGAGGAGGAGCTACCTCTTCGGAATCATCAGGCAAGGGACCTGAAGGAGATGTCATTGATGCCGACTTCACAGACAGCAAATGA
- the LOC140823897 gene encoding probable serine/threonine-protein kinase At1g09600 isoform X1: protein MLRVLKKSKIGFYFWNLKFPVKKSRGLKYLYRMGCICSKGSTDDDDNKAKNERELKITSKRLVSSSRNEEVVVEIDNGGNDATARLISGEHDVRSAGSTPSAWDEGSKKPMVFEKPEMAKIQRRPTMEVGTQGGQPQMCRVLSVKNGIDGTQVVAGWPLWLTAVAGEAIKGWIPRKADSFEKLDKIGQGTYSSVYRARDLETEKIVALKKVRFVNMDPDSVRFMAREILILRRLDHPNIMKLEGLITSRVSGNLYLVFEYMEHDLTGLLASPTVKFTESQIKCYMQQLLRGLEHCHSRGVLHRDIKGSNLLIDNNGVLKIGDFGLATFFRANQKQPLTSRVVTLWYRPPELLLGATNYGVSVDLWSSGCILAELFSGKPIMTGRTEVEQLHKIFKLCGSPSEEYWKTSKLPHATIFKPQHPYKRCVAETFKDFPPSALALVESLLAFEAECRGSTTSALQSEFFRTKPLPCDPSSLPKYPPCKEFDAKMQDEARRQKAAGGKGGELESSRKTSKESKAILSSDANAEMRASIQAQKGQSNPKSTSDKFYPEGSVSGFRIEPSRGSSNRGHAMQRGTSGNLLDSYKPEDTAARLSRFSNSVAPRGNSQLDISRDSSARSHWPEHRLNTRYERINDAESSHHLLERPEFSNKNNGAMPQKETSTSYALKKTRMHYSGPLLLPGGSVEEMLKEHEKQIQHAVRKARMDKDKTKKGYHEQTDSLLEYVNNGH, encoded by the exons ATGTTGCGGGTACTCAAGAAAAGCAAAATAGGTTTTTATTTTTGGAACCTCAAGTTTCCTGTTAAGAAAAGCAGGGGGCTTAAATATTTGTATAGAATGGGTTGCATTTGCTCTAAAGGCAGTACAGACGATGATGATAACAAGGCTAAGAATGAGAGGGAGTTGAAAATAACTTCAAAAAGATTAGTATCATCATCAAGGAATGAGGAGGTTGTGGTGGAGATTGACAATGGAGGCAATGATGCAACAGCAAGGCTGATATCAGGAGAGCATGATGTGAGAAGTGCCGGCTCCACCCCATCTGCTTGGGACGAGGGGAGTAAGAAGCCTATGGTTTTTGAGaaacctgaaatggccaaaatACAAAGACGGCCAACTATGGAGGTGGGAACGCAAGGGGGGCAGCCTCAAATGTGCAGGGTATTAAGTGTAAAAAATGGAATAGATGGGACGCAAGTAGTTGCTGGATGGCCGCTGTGGCTGACTGCTGTGGCTGGGGAAGCTATCAAAGGATGGATTCCTCGAAAAGCAGACTCATTCGAGAAGTTGGATAAG ATTGGTCAAGGAACTTATAGCAGTGTGTACAGAGCTCGCGACCTTGAAACCGAGAAAATTGTCGCACTAAAAAAAGTGCGATTTGTCAACATGGATCCAGATAGTGTACGTTTCATGGCTAGGGAAATCCTTATTCTTCGTAGGCTTGACCATCCAAATATCATGAAGCTTGAAGGTCTAATCACTTCCAGGGTTTCAGGAAATTTATACCTTGTATTTGAATACATGGAGCATGATCTTACCGGACTATTGGCTTCACCGACTGTTAAATTTACAGAATCACAG ATCAAATGCTACATGCAGCAGCTGCTTCGTGGACTTGAACACTGTCATAGCCGTGGAGTCTTGCACCGTGATATCAAAGGTTCAAATCTTTTGATTGACAACAACGGGGTTCTAAAGATTGGTGATTTTGGACTGGCAACTTTTTTCCGAGCAAATCAAAAGCAGCCTTTAACTAGTCGAGTTGTTACCCTGTGGTATCGACCTCCTGAGCTTTTGCTTGGTGCTACAAATTATGGAGTTTCTGTAGATTTATGGAGTTCTGGCTGTATTCTTGCCGAATTGTTTTCAGGAAAACCAATTATGACGGGTAGGACAGAG GTTGAACAACTGcacaaaatatttaaactttGTGGTTCACCCTCAGAAGAATACTGGAAAACATCGAAATTACCACACGCAACAATATTCAAACCTCAACATCCTTATAAACGATGTGTGGCTGAGACATTCAAGGACTTTCCTCCTTCTGCTTTAGCACTTGTGGAATCTCTCCTTGCTTTTGAAGCAGAGTGTCGAGGATCTACAACTTCAGCTCTTCAAAGTGAG TTTTTCAGGACGAAGCCTCTACCTTGTGACCCATCATCCTTGCCCAAATACCCACCTTGCAAAGAATTTGATGCCAAAATGCAAGATGAAGCGAGAAG ACAAAAGGCTGCCGGCGGAAAGGGAGGCGAACTCGAATCTTCTCGAAAGACCTCTAAAGAATCCAAAGCAATTCTGTCTAGTGACGCTAATGCTGAAATGCGAGCATCTATCCAG GCACAGAAAGGGCAGTCGAACCCCAAGAGCACCAGTGACAAGTTCTATCCTGAAGGTAGTGTTTCTGGCTTCCGAATTGAACCTTCCAGAGGATCATCGAATCGTGGTCATGCCATGCAAAGGGGAACATCAGGAAATTTGTTGGATTCTTATAAACCCGAGGATACAGCAGCGCGGTTGTCTAGATTCTCAAATTCGGTGGCACCTCGTGGCAATTCACAACTTGATATTAGCAGAGACTCCAGCGCTCGTTCCCATTGGCCAGAACATCGCTTGAATACTAGATATGAACGGATAAATGATGCTGAGTCCTCACACCATTTACTCGAAAGACCGGAATTTTCCAACAAGAACAATGGAGCAATGCCTCAGAAGGAGACTTCAACG AGTTACGCTCTAAAGAAGACACGGATGCACTATTCAGGACCATTGTTGCTTCCAGGTGGAAGTGTGGAGGAAATGCTCAAAGAGCATGAAAAACAGATTCAACATGCTGTAAGGAAAGCTCGTATGGACAAGGACAAGACCAAGAAAGGCTACCATGAGCAAACAGATTCACTCCTAGAATACGTTAACAACGGCCATTGA
- the LOC140823896 gene encoding ras-related protein RABD1-like has protein sequence MSNEYDYLFKLLLIGDSSVGKSCLLLRFADDSYVDSYISTIGVDFKIRTIELDGKTIKLQIWDTAGQERFRTITSSYYRGAHGIIIVYDVTEMESFNNVKQWLNEIDRYANDSVCKLLVGNKCDLVESKVVDTATAKALADELGIPFLETSAKDAINVEQAFLTMAGEIKKKMGNQPTADKKSTGRVQIKGQPIEQNSNCCT, from the exons ATGAGCAACGAATA cgATTATTTGTTCAAGCTTCTTTTAATCGGTGACTCCTCGGTCGGCAAGTCTTGTCTTCTTCTCAGATTCGCT GATGATTCGTACGTGGACAGCTACATTAGCACCATTGGAGTTGATTTT AAAATCAGGACAATCGAGTTGGATGGAAAGACAATCAAACTGCAAATT TGGGATACTGCTGGCCAGGAGCGGTTTCGGACTATTACTAGCAGTTACTATCGAGGAGCTCATGGGATCATT ATTGTGTATGATGTGACTGAGATGGAGAGCTTCAACAATGTTAAGCAGTGGCTTAATGAGATTGATAGATATGCAAATGATAGTGTTTGCAAGCTTTTGGTTGGCAACAAATGCGATTTAGTCGAGAGCAAAGTTGTGGACACTGCAACAGCAAAG GCATTGGCGGATGAGCTTGGGATTCCTTTCCTTGAGACGAGTGCAAAAGATGCTATTAATGTGGAGCAAGCTTTCTTGACTATGGCcggtgaaatcaagaaaaa AATGGGAAACCAGCCAACCGCAGACAAGAAATCAACTGGCAGAGTTCAGATAAAGGGTCAACCAATTGAGCAGAATAGTAATTGTTGTACTTAA
- the LOC140823897 gene encoding probable serine/threonine-protein kinase At1g09600 isoform X2: MLRVLKKSKIGFYFWNLKFPVKKSRGLKYLYRMGCICSKGSTDDDDNKAKNERELKITSKRLVSSSRNEEVVVEIDNGGNDATARLISGEHDVRSAGSTPSAWDEGSKKPMVFEKPEMAKIQRRPTMEVGTQGGQPQMCRVLSVKNGIDGTQVVAGWPLWLTAVAGEAIKGWIPRKADSFEKLDKIGQGTYSSVYRARDLETEKIVALKKVRFVNMDPDSVRFMAREILILRRLDHPNIMKLEGLITSRVSGNLYLVFEYMEHDLTGLLASPTVKFTESQIKCYMQQLLRGLEHCHSRGVLHRDIKGSNLLIDNNGVLKIGDFGLATFFRANQKQPLTSRVVTLWYRPPELLLGATNYGVSVDLWSSGCILAELFSGKPIMTGRTEVEQLHKIFKLCGSPSEEYWKTSKLPHATIFKPQHPYKRCVAETFKDFPPSALALVESLLAFEAECRGSTTSALQSEFFRTKPLPCDPSSLPKYPPCKEFDAKMQDEARRQKAAGGKGGELESSRKTSKESKAILSSDANAEMRASIQKGQSNPKSTSDKFYPEGSVSGFRIEPSRGSSNRGHAMQRGTSGNLLDSYKPEDTAARLSRFSNSVAPRGNSQLDISRDSSARSHWPEHRLNTRYERINDAESSHHLLERPEFSNKNNGAMPQKETSTSYALKKTRMHYSGPLLLPGGSVEEMLKEHEKQIQHAVRKARMDKDKTKKGYHEQTDSLLEYVNNGH; the protein is encoded by the exons ATGTTGCGGGTACTCAAGAAAAGCAAAATAGGTTTTTATTTTTGGAACCTCAAGTTTCCTGTTAAGAAAAGCAGGGGGCTTAAATATTTGTATAGAATGGGTTGCATTTGCTCTAAAGGCAGTACAGACGATGATGATAACAAGGCTAAGAATGAGAGGGAGTTGAAAATAACTTCAAAAAGATTAGTATCATCATCAAGGAATGAGGAGGTTGTGGTGGAGATTGACAATGGAGGCAATGATGCAACAGCAAGGCTGATATCAGGAGAGCATGATGTGAGAAGTGCCGGCTCCACCCCATCTGCTTGGGACGAGGGGAGTAAGAAGCCTATGGTTTTTGAGaaacctgaaatggccaaaatACAAAGACGGCCAACTATGGAGGTGGGAACGCAAGGGGGGCAGCCTCAAATGTGCAGGGTATTAAGTGTAAAAAATGGAATAGATGGGACGCAAGTAGTTGCTGGATGGCCGCTGTGGCTGACTGCTGTGGCTGGGGAAGCTATCAAAGGATGGATTCCTCGAAAAGCAGACTCATTCGAGAAGTTGGATAAG ATTGGTCAAGGAACTTATAGCAGTGTGTACAGAGCTCGCGACCTTGAAACCGAGAAAATTGTCGCACTAAAAAAAGTGCGATTTGTCAACATGGATCCAGATAGTGTACGTTTCATGGCTAGGGAAATCCTTATTCTTCGTAGGCTTGACCATCCAAATATCATGAAGCTTGAAGGTCTAATCACTTCCAGGGTTTCAGGAAATTTATACCTTGTATTTGAATACATGGAGCATGATCTTACCGGACTATTGGCTTCACCGACTGTTAAATTTACAGAATCACAG ATCAAATGCTACATGCAGCAGCTGCTTCGTGGACTTGAACACTGTCATAGCCGTGGAGTCTTGCACCGTGATATCAAAGGTTCAAATCTTTTGATTGACAACAACGGGGTTCTAAAGATTGGTGATTTTGGACTGGCAACTTTTTTCCGAGCAAATCAAAAGCAGCCTTTAACTAGTCGAGTTGTTACCCTGTGGTATCGACCTCCTGAGCTTTTGCTTGGTGCTACAAATTATGGAGTTTCTGTAGATTTATGGAGTTCTGGCTGTATTCTTGCCGAATTGTTTTCAGGAAAACCAATTATGACGGGTAGGACAGAG GTTGAACAACTGcacaaaatatttaaactttGTGGTTCACCCTCAGAAGAATACTGGAAAACATCGAAATTACCACACGCAACAATATTCAAACCTCAACATCCTTATAAACGATGTGTGGCTGAGACATTCAAGGACTTTCCTCCTTCTGCTTTAGCACTTGTGGAATCTCTCCTTGCTTTTGAAGCAGAGTGTCGAGGATCTACAACTTCAGCTCTTCAAAGTGAG TTTTTCAGGACGAAGCCTCTACCTTGTGACCCATCATCCTTGCCCAAATACCCACCTTGCAAAGAATTTGATGCCAAAATGCAAGATGAAGCGAGAAG ACAAAAGGCTGCCGGCGGAAAGGGAGGCGAACTCGAATCTTCTCGAAAGACCTCTAAAGAATCCAAAGCAATTCTGTCTAGTGACGCTAATGCTGAAATGCGAGCATCTATCCAG AAAGGGCAGTCGAACCCCAAGAGCACCAGTGACAAGTTCTATCCTGAAGGTAGTGTTTCTGGCTTCCGAATTGAACCTTCCAGAGGATCATCGAATCGTGGTCATGCCATGCAAAGGGGAACATCAGGAAATTTGTTGGATTCTTATAAACCCGAGGATACAGCAGCGCGGTTGTCTAGATTCTCAAATTCGGTGGCACCTCGTGGCAATTCACAACTTGATATTAGCAGAGACTCCAGCGCTCGTTCCCATTGGCCAGAACATCGCTTGAATACTAGATATGAACGGATAAATGATGCTGAGTCCTCACACCATTTACTCGAAAGACCGGAATTTTCCAACAAGAACAATGGAGCAATGCCTCAGAAGGAGACTTCAACG AGTTACGCTCTAAAGAAGACACGGATGCACTATTCAGGACCATTGTTGCTTCCAGGTGGAAGTGTGGAGGAAATGCTCAAAGAGCATGAAAAACAGATTCAACATGCTGTAAGGAAAGCTCGTATGGACAAGGACAAGACCAAGAAAGGCTACCATGAGCAAACAGATTCACTCCTAGAATACGTTAACAACGGCCATTGA
- the LOC140823898 gene encoding glucuronoxylan 4-O-methyltransferase 1 has product MRPKTHNPFSLKYLVICVILAAFLLFILRSNYSSSPNQTPSPKIRKSTFFPKKSSRTNSITSNCSLACTKIPTSLAQVLIHYSTSTITPQQTFKEISITSRILDKKSPCNFLVFGLGHDSLMWHSLNYGGRTIFIEEDESWIEQIRRRFPVLESYHVTYDSKVNQANDLMQVGKGPECVAVLDPKYSMCQLALKGLPSEVYDIEWDLIMVDAPTGYYEEAPGRMKAIYTAGMMARNRLDGLETHVLVHDVNREVEDKFSKAFLCEGYMKKQEGRLRHFVIPSHRDDLNKPFCP; this is encoded by the coding sequence atgaggCCTAAAACCCACAACCCTTTTAGTCTAAAATATCTCGTAATTTGTGTCATTCTTGCTGCTTTCCTTCTCTTTATTCTGAGATCAAATTATTCATCATCTCCCAACCAAACTCCGTCACCCAAAATTCGTAAGTCCACTTTCTTCCCCAAAAAATCTTCCAGAACCAACTCAATAACCTCGAATTGCTCACTTGCTTGCACCAAAATTCCAACATCCTTAGCCCAAGTCCTAATCCATTACTCAACCTCAACCATCACTCCTCAACAAACATTCAAAGAAATATCCATTACATCAAGAATCCTAGACAAGAAGTCCCCTTGCAACTTCCTCGTATTCGGGCTAGGCCATGACAGCCTCATGTGGCACTCACTCAACTACGGCGGACGTACCATCTTCATCGAAGAAGATGAGTCGTGGATAGAACAAATCAGAAGAAGATTTCCCGTGTTAGAATCTTATCATGTTACATACGATAGTAAAGTAAATCAAGCAAATGATTTAATGCAAGTGGGAAAAGGGCCTGAATGTGTTGCAGTTCTAGATCCTAAGTACTCAATGTGTCAACTAGCTTTAAAGGGGCTGCCTTCTGAAGTTTATGATATAGAATGGGACTTGATCATGGTGGATGCACCAACAGGATATTACGAGGAAGCTCCAGGGAGAATGAAAGCCATATACACCGCCGGAATGATGGCCCGAAACCGCCTGGACGGTCTGGAGACTCATGTTCTTGTGCATGATGTGAATAGGGAGGTGGAGGATAAGTTCTCTAAAGCTTTTCTGTGTGAGGGTTATATGAAGAAACAAGAAGGGAGATTGAGACATTTTGTTATCCCAAGTCACAGGGATGATTTGAACAAACCATTTTGCCCTTAA